One Triplophysa dalaica isolate WHDGS20190420 chromosome 1, ASM1584641v1, whole genome shotgun sequence DNA segment encodes these proteins:
- the ptprja gene encoding receptor-type tyrosine-protein phosphatase eta isoform X6 codes for MRNPKTHIQHRWRTSLSAELSMSKELPGIENLTEIGNLTAGRVYNITVTSVSGILKNISSVVSFATRPNPPEALIVRSRTNASISLQWSRPLSMDGVDVSYEVSFTSGQSNGNQTINQVASILSNLSSGSRYEICVATVGVKNRRSSCVNLTSYSAPNPVKNLGFSVSTRWVNLTWLPPSGNSSLFSYIIDITTLNNTFKTTSSNYQITELEPGTQYNCSVRTHILNGNISGPSLTITCNTKPLPVVNLIATRIGSTEMLLSWSHQSDYKSTYVYNVSVNGELRAQNRSETANITNLIPGSNYTFTVQTVANGISSELVSVSEFTGLDKASIVSAVGTTLSIKVDWRPPAGIVSHYSVRLQPFPNVSKTVLKNETSVVFSGLMPGTLYNVVVSSISGPIKQDSDVIQNATLPTPPRDLLSAGSTDSLNISWARPLNMSSGSYIFLLECSSTNLSRSINGSQDFILLTDLRAGVQYNITVKTVGALGYRSTPLYISTYTNPSPVTGVKVTRFTESSITLVWEQHDDQQYGYSYLLNITNEQKIVNNTSIELLSLQSASQYNISIITQTAGHTQSKPHFITVYSKPYPVSNVSSEVLNVSAVRLNWYPPIGYHSGISYRILVSNCLPNSKNLSTSSENITVTDLVPGTQCLFSLYSLAYGILGEPQNITTFTKPSAVVPKVENRGSNNSLVVMWDPPIGGLDMYILNISSMEWNASINLNNTQHNHTFSQLKAATLYNVTLTTVLRTLQETSSAVNNATYPNKPGELKELSKSNHSLLLWWVEAQGMTPGSFNYSLTYWLGLNSSQFWTTNNTFLLDNLRSGTSYNVSVATEGPMGFKSESVFRFPVTTKPDPVRSLQINSTKTNAISVTWVEVERVTKYVVRVYEKAELRNYTTGSGRFTVENLMPSTRYTISVRSSTSDDTEGDDERQEACTDAAPVETLTCIGPNLTLPMLMLSWGSPPGGYLSFELELSSDSSVSTTASNTGFNHSFTGLKYKTSYNASLWTIGCGKNSTVKTIQCMTGITRPVVPTIEKAAKVSETQYNKFTVILQPEVFNDANGPVLYYGVLVHADATGCQIESNQLLFNTYEHWKANRCSTYLAVVKATVHRNVDEHTLVIGDQTQWNGYTNGELNAKGSYRFAIITFTHLEISNNLVNVSNSYYSISQFCPTSILLPENPVVIGGVAGGVAVIAVLIVILIGVVVCRRKQSKDDSTSVPIHSIRNKVTNPIKVEDYEAYYKRQRADSFCGFAEEFEDLRPVGMSQAKTVATAPENKAKNRYNNVLPYDSSRVKLSMPSSPFDEYINASYMPGYTSKKEFIAAQGPLPCTVNDFWRMIWEKNVHTIVMLTKCNEQGRVKCEEYWPSDMKSFNNLTVTTTSTIPLEDWTISDFEVKNVKTAETRSVRHFHFTAWPDHGVPETTELLINFRHLVREHMEQYSRHSPTLVHCSAGVGRTGTLIAIDRLIFQIERDGVVDVYGIIHDLRMHRPLMVQTEDQYVFLNQCAMDFIKSRTGNNVDLIYQNTAALTIYENFEPLKKSKNGFHNA; via the exons ATGAGAAATCCCAAAACACAT ATCCAGCACAGGTGGAGAACATCACTGAG TGCAGAGCTGAGCATGTCAAAGGAGCTGCCTGGAATTGAAAACTTGACTGAGATTGGTAACCTTACAGCAGGAAGAGTCTACAACATTACAGTCACGTCTGTTTCGGGAATCCTGAAAAACATCTCATCCGTAGTATCGTTTGCCACAA GACCTAATCCACCTGAAGCACTCATAGTGAGGTCCAGAACCAATGCATCTATTTCTTTGCAATGGTCGAGACCTCTCTCGATGGATGGAGTTGATGTGTCCTATGAAGTATCTTTTACATCCGGCCAATCAAATGGCAACCAAACCATAAATCAGGTTGCCTCGATACTCTCAAATTTATCATCAGGCAGCCGGTATGAAATCTGTGTTGCCACGGTTGGAGTGAAAAATCGCAGGAGCTCGTGTGTAAACCTCACTTCATATTcag CTCCTAATCCAGTAAAGAATCTCGGGTTTTCTGTCAGCACTAGATGGGTCAATCTCACCTGGCTCCCCCCTAGTGGAAACTCCAGCCTGTTCTCCTACATAATCGACATTACCACACTCAACAATACGTTCAAAACCACATCCAGCAATTATCAGATTACTGAGTTGGAACCCGGTACTCAGTATAATTGCAGTGTTAGAACTCACATATTGAATGGCAACATCTCTGGCCCCTCACTAACCATAACGTGTAATACCA AGCCTCTTCCAGTGGTTAATTTAATTGCCACTAGAATTGGCTCGACTGAGATGCTGCTCTCCTGGTCTCATCAAAGTGACTACAAATCTACATATGTGTATAACGTGAGTGTGAATGGAGAACTAAGGGCACAAAACAGGAGTGAGACTGCAAATATAACAAACCTGATACCTGGCAGCAACTACACATTTACTGTGCAAACTGTAGCAAACGGCATTAGCTCAGAACTTGTGTCCGTCTCGGAGTTTACAG GGCTTGATAAAGCATCCATAGTTTCTGCTGTGGGAACTACTCTGAGTATAAAAGTGGACTGGAGGCCGCCCGCTGGCATTGTGAGCCACTACAGTGTCCGACTGCAACCGTTTCCAAATGTTtccaaaacagttttaaaaaatgaaacctcTGTGGTGTTCTCAGGCCTAATGCCTGGTACTTTGTACAATGTTGTGGTTTCAAGCATCAGTGGACCCATTAAACAGGACAGTGATGTTATCCAGAATGCTACAT tgccTACTCCTCCTCGTGACTTGTTGTCTGCAGGAAGCACAGATTCTCTGAACATCAGCTGGGCTCGACCGCTCAATATGAGCTCCGGGTCATACATCTTCCTCCTGGAGTGCAGCAGCACAAATCTATCACGCTCAATTAACGGGAGCCAAGATTTCATCCTTCTGACTGACCTTAGGGCAGGTGTCCAGTACAACATCACTGTGAAGACCGTTGGTGCACTGGGATATCGGAGCACTCCTCTGTATATCTCCACATATACGA ATCCAAGTCCTGTAACTGGAGTGAAAGTAACCAGATTCACAGAAAGTAGTATAACTCTGGTCTGGGAGCAACATGACGATCAGCAGTACGGGTACTCCTATTTGCTCAACATCACAAATGAGCAGAAAATTGTGAATAACACCTCAATAGAGCTGCTGTCACTTCAGTCTGCTAGTCAATACAACATCAGCATTATCACACAGACAGCAGGTCACACCCAGTCTAAGCCCCATTTCATAACAGTCTACAGCA AACCATATCCAGTTTCCAATGTGAGTTCCGAAGTTCTGAATGTTTCTGCTGTGAGGCTGAACTGGTATCCTCCTATTGGGTACCACAGTGGAATTTCTTATAGAATATTAGTGTCAAACTGCTTACCAAACAGTAAAAACCTTTCAACGTCCTCTGAAAACATCACCGTAACGGACCTGGTGCCCGGGACCCAGTGTCTGTTCAGTCTTTATAGTTTGGCTTATGGCATTTTGGGAGAGCCACAGAACATCACTACTTTCACAA AGCCCTCTGCGGTGGTTCCAAAAGTAGAGAATCGGGGCTCAAATAACTCTCTCGTGGTGATGTGGGATCCTCCTATCGGTGGACTTGACATGTATATTCTCAACATCAGCAGTATGGAATGGAACGCAAGCATAAACCTCAATAACACACAGCACAATCATACCTTCAGTCAACTAAAAGCTGCAACTCTCTACAATGTCACACTCACCACTGTTTTAAGAACCTTACAGGAAACATCAAGTGCAGtaaacaatgcaacct ATCCAAACAAACCAGGAGAATTGAAGGAGTTGTCGAAGAGCAACCATTCTCTGCTCTTGTGGTGGGTTGAAGCTCAGGGCATGACTCCTGGCAGCTTTAATTACAGCCTGACCTACTGGCTAGGCCTTAACAGCAGTCAGTTTTGGACTACAAATAACACTTTTCTTCTGGACAACTTGCGATCTGGAACATCCTACAATGTTTCTGTAGCTACTGAGGGGCCAATGGGTTTCAAGAGTGAATCTGTGTTCAGATTCCCTGTAACAACTA AGCCTGATCCTGTCCGAAGCCTACAAATTAATTCCACGAAAACAAATGCTATATCTGTAACATGGGTGGAAGTAGAAAGAGTCACAAAGTATGTAGTAAGAGTTTATGAGAAGGCGGAGCTAAGGAATTATACAACCGGTTCAGGAAGATTTACTGTGGAAAATCTGATGCCTTCCACACGGTATACCATCAGTGTGAGGAGCAGCACTTCTGACGACACGGAGGGAGATGATGAGAGGCAGGAAGCATGTACAG ATGCAGCTCCAGTGGAGACTTTGACCTGTATTGGACCTAATCTAACTCTACCAATGCTCATGCTCTCATGGGGTTCTCCTCCTGGTGGATATCTATCCTTTGAACTCGAGCTCTCCTCTGATTCTTCAGTTTCAACTACAGCTTCAAACACCGGCTTCAACCACAGCTTCACTGGACTCAAGTACAAAACTTCGTACAATGCCTCTCTTTGGACAATCGGCTGTGGCAAGAATAGTACAGTGAAGACGATCCAATGCATGACTGGAATAACAa GACCTGTTGTCCCTACAATAGAAAAAGCAGCGAAAGTGAGTGAAACACAATACAACAAGTTTACTGTGATTCTTCAGCCGGAAGTCTTTAATGACGCCAATGGTCCCGTGCTTTATTATGGTGTCCTTGTACACGCCGACGCTACTG GTTGCCAGATTGAGTCTAACCAGTTGCTGTTTAATACCTATGAACACTGGAAAGCAAATCGGTGCTCCACTTACCTGGCTGTTGTGAAAGCAACGGTGCACAGAAATGTGGATGAACACACCCTTGTCATTGGAGATCAGACACAGTGGAACGGTTACACAAATGGGGAACTTAATGCTAAAGGAAGTTACCG TTTTGCTATCATCACTTTCACTCATCTGGAGATAAGCAACAATTTAGTAAACGTGTCTAATTCATACTACTCCATATCCCAGTTTTGTCCAACCTCCATCCTTCTGCCAGAGAACCCAG TGGTAATTGGGGGTGTAGCTGGAGGAGTCGCTGTCATTGCTGTTCTCATTGTAATCTTGATCGGTGTTGTGGTTTGTAGACG GAAACAAAGTAAAGATGATTCTACTAGTGTTCCTATCCACTCCATACG AAACAAAGT GACTAATCCAATCAAGGTGGAAGATTATGAGGCCTACTACAAGAGGCAAAGAGCTGATTCTTTCTGTGGATTTGCTGAAGAGTTTGAG gatCTAAGGCCGGTTGGAATGAGTCAGGCAAAAACTGTCGCTACGGCCCCTGAAAACAAAGCCAAGAATCGTTACAACAATGTGCTGCCAT ATGATTCATCTCGAGTTAAGCTCTCTATGCCCAGCAGCCCATTTGATGAGTACATTAATGCCAGCTACATGCCC GGTTACACATCAAAGAAGGAGTTTATCGCAGCACAAGGACCTCTGCCCTGCACGGTCAATGACTTTTGGAGGATGATCTGGGAGAAAAATGTGCACACCATTGTCATGCTCACCAAATGCAATGAGCAAGGGCGG GTAAAATGTGAGGAATACTGGCCATCAGATATGAAAAGTTTTAACAATCTGACAGTGACGACTACTTCAACGATCCCACTAGAGGACTGGACCATAAGTGACtttgaagtaaaaaat GTGAAAACAGCAGAGACACGATCAGTTCGTCACTTTCATTTCACTGCATGGCCGGATCATGGAGTACCTGAGACCACTGAGCTTCTCATCAACTTCAGGCACCTGGTCCGAGAACACATGGAACAGTACTCACGACATTCACCCACACTTGTGCACTGCAG TGCAGGTGTGGGCCGGACAGGAACTTTGATCGCCATTGATCGATTAATCTTTCAGATTGAACGTGATGGTGTAGTGGATGTATATGGGATCATCCATGATTTACGCATGCATAGACCGCTGATGGTACAGACAGAG GATCAATATGTATTTCTTAACCAGTGTGCCATGGACTTCATCAAGTCTAGGACTGGAAACAATGTAGACTTGATCTACCAAAACACAGCTGCACTCACTATTTATGAGAACTTTGAACCCttgaaaaaatctaaaaatggtTTTCATAATGCCTGA
- the ptprja gene encoding receptor-type tyrosine-protein phosphatase eta isoform X5, translating to MRNPKTHVSNAQREILAVFVFSRFNQVACMDARGFEMFFKFHFNETCITCTQIQHRWRTSLSAELSMSKELPGIENLTEIGNLTAGRVYNITVTSVSGILKNISSVVSFATRPNPPEALIVRSRTNASISLQWSRPLSMDGVDVSYEVSFTSGQSNGNQTINQVASILSNLSSGSRYEICVATVGVKNRRSSCVNLTSYSAPNPVKNLGFSVSTRWVNLTWLPPSGNSSLFSYIIDITTLNNTFKTTSSNYQITELEPGTQYNCSVRTHILNGNISGPSLTITCNTKPLPVVNLIATRIGSTEMLLSWSHQSDYKSTYVYNVSVNGELRAQNRSETANITNLIPGSNYTFTVQTVANGISSELVSVSEFTGLDKASIVSAVGTTLSIKVDWRPPAGIVSHYSVRLQPFPNVSKTVLKNETSVVFSGLMPGTLYNVVVSSISGPIKQDSDVIQNATLPTPPRDLLSAGSTDSLNISWARPLNMSSGSYIFLLECSSTNLSRSINGSQDFILLTDLRAGVQYNITVKTVGALGYRSTPLYISTYTNPSPVTGVKVTRFTESSITLVWEQHDDQQYGYSYLLNITNEQKIVNNTSIELLSLQSASQYNISIITQTAGHTQSKPHFITVYSKPYPVSNVSSEVLNVSAVRLNWYPPIGYHSGISYRILVSNCLPNSKNLSTSSENITVTDLVPGTQCLFSLYSLAYGILGEPQNITTFTKPSAVVPKVENRGSNNSLVVMWDPPIGGLDMYILNISSMEWNASINLNNTQHNHTFSQLKAATLYNVTLTTVLRTLQETSSAVNNATYPNKPGELKELSKSNHSLLLWWVEAQGMTPGSFNYSLTYWLGLNSSQFWTTNNTFLLDNLRSGTSYNVSVATEGPMGFKSESVFRFPVTTKPDPVRSLQINSTKTNAISVTWVEVERVTKYVVRVYEKAELRNYTTGSGRFTVENLMPSTRYTISVRSSTSDDTEGDDERQEACTDAAPVETLTCIGPNLTLPMLMLSWGSPPGGYLSFELELSSDSSVSTTASNTGFNHSFTGLKYKTSYNASLWTIGCGKNSTVKTIQCMTGITRPVVPTIEKAAKVSETQYNKFTVILQPEVFNDANGPVLYYGVLVHADATGCQIESNQLLFNTYEHWKANRCSTYLAVVKATVHRNVDEHTLVIGDQTQWNGYTNGELNAKGSYRFAIITFTHLEISNNLVNVSNSYYSISQFCPTSILLPENPVVIGGVAGGVAVIAVLIVILIGVVVCRRKQSKDDSTSVPIHSIRNKVTNPIKVEDYEAYYKRQRADSFCGFAEEFEDLRPVGMSQAKTVATAPENKAKNRYNNVLPYDSSRVKLSMPSSPFDEYINASYMPGYTSKKEFIAAQGPLPCTVNDFWRMIWEKNVHTIVMLTKCNEQGRVKCEEYWPSDMKSFNNLTVTTTSTIPLEDWTISDFEVKNVKTAETRSVRHFHFTAWPDHGVPETTELLINFRHLVREHMEQYSRHSPTLVHCSAGVGRTGTLIAIDRLIFQIERDGVVDVYGIIHDLRMHRPLMVQTEDQYVFLNQCAMDFIKSRTGNNVDLIYQNTAALTIYENFEPLKKSKNGFHNA from the exons ATGAGAAATCCCAAAACACATGTAAGTAATGCACAACGAGAGATTTtagcagtgtttgtgttttccagaTTTAATCAGGTTGCGTGTATGGATGCCCGTGGTtttgaaatgttctttaaattccattttaatgaaacatgTATTACCTGTACACAGATCCAGCACAGGTGGAGAACATCACTGAG TGCAGAGCTGAGCATGTCAAAGGAGCTGCCTGGAATTGAAAACTTGACTGAGATTGGTAACCTTACAGCAGGAAGAGTCTACAACATTACAGTCACGTCTGTTTCGGGAATCCTGAAAAACATCTCATCCGTAGTATCGTTTGCCACAA GACCTAATCCACCTGAAGCACTCATAGTGAGGTCCAGAACCAATGCATCTATTTCTTTGCAATGGTCGAGACCTCTCTCGATGGATGGAGTTGATGTGTCCTATGAAGTATCTTTTACATCCGGCCAATCAAATGGCAACCAAACCATAAATCAGGTTGCCTCGATACTCTCAAATTTATCATCAGGCAGCCGGTATGAAATCTGTGTTGCCACGGTTGGAGTGAAAAATCGCAGGAGCTCGTGTGTAAACCTCACTTCATATTcag CTCCTAATCCAGTAAAGAATCTCGGGTTTTCTGTCAGCACTAGATGGGTCAATCTCACCTGGCTCCCCCCTAGTGGAAACTCCAGCCTGTTCTCCTACATAATCGACATTACCACACTCAACAATACGTTCAAAACCACATCCAGCAATTATCAGATTACTGAGTTGGAACCCGGTACTCAGTATAATTGCAGTGTTAGAACTCACATATTGAATGGCAACATCTCTGGCCCCTCACTAACCATAACGTGTAATACCA AGCCTCTTCCAGTGGTTAATTTAATTGCCACTAGAATTGGCTCGACTGAGATGCTGCTCTCCTGGTCTCATCAAAGTGACTACAAATCTACATATGTGTATAACGTGAGTGTGAATGGAGAACTAAGGGCACAAAACAGGAGTGAGACTGCAAATATAACAAACCTGATACCTGGCAGCAACTACACATTTACTGTGCAAACTGTAGCAAACGGCATTAGCTCAGAACTTGTGTCCGTCTCGGAGTTTACAG GGCTTGATAAAGCATCCATAGTTTCTGCTGTGGGAACTACTCTGAGTATAAAAGTGGACTGGAGGCCGCCCGCTGGCATTGTGAGCCACTACAGTGTCCGACTGCAACCGTTTCCAAATGTTtccaaaacagttttaaaaaatgaaacctcTGTGGTGTTCTCAGGCCTAATGCCTGGTACTTTGTACAATGTTGTGGTTTCAAGCATCAGTGGACCCATTAAACAGGACAGTGATGTTATCCAGAATGCTACAT tgccTACTCCTCCTCGTGACTTGTTGTCTGCAGGAAGCACAGATTCTCTGAACATCAGCTGGGCTCGACCGCTCAATATGAGCTCCGGGTCATACATCTTCCTCCTGGAGTGCAGCAGCACAAATCTATCACGCTCAATTAACGGGAGCCAAGATTTCATCCTTCTGACTGACCTTAGGGCAGGTGTCCAGTACAACATCACTGTGAAGACCGTTGGTGCACTGGGATATCGGAGCACTCCTCTGTATATCTCCACATATACGA ATCCAAGTCCTGTAACTGGAGTGAAAGTAACCAGATTCACAGAAAGTAGTATAACTCTGGTCTGGGAGCAACATGACGATCAGCAGTACGGGTACTCCTATTTGCTCAACATCACAAATGAGCAGAAAATTGTGAATAACACCTCAATAGAGCTGCTGTCACTTCAGTCTGCTAGTCAATACAACATCAGCATTATCACACAGACAGCAGGTCACACCCAGTCTAAGCCCCATTTCATAACAGTCTACAGCA AACCATATCCAGTTTCCAATGTGAGTTCCGAAGTTCTGAATGTTTCTGCTGTGAGGCTGAACTGGTATCCTCCTATTGGGTACCACAGTGGAATTTCTTATAGAATATTAGTGTCAAACTGCTTACCAAACAGTAAAAACCTTTCAACGTCCTCTGAAAACATCACCGTAACGGACCTGGTGCCCGGGACCCAGTGTCTGTTCAGTCTTTATAGTTTGGCTTATGGCATTTTGGGAGAGCCACAGAACATCACTACTTTCACAA AGCCCTCTGCGGTGGTTCCAAAAGTAGAGAATCGGGGCTCAAATAACTCTCTCGTGGTGATGTGGGATCCTCCTATCGGTGGACTTGACATGTATATTCTCAACATCAGCAGTATGGAATGGAACGCAAGCATAAACCTCAATAACACACAGCACAATCATACCTTCAGTCAACTAAAAGCTGCAACTCTCTACAATGTCACACTCACCACTGTTTTAAGAACCTTACAGGAAACATCAAGTGCAGtaaacaatgcaacct ATCCAAACAAACCAGGAGAATTGAAGGAGTTGTCGAAGAGCAACCATTCTCTGCTCTTGTGGTGGGTTGAAGCTCAGGGCATGACTCCTGGCAGCTTTAATTACAGCCTGACCTACTGGCTAGGCCTTAACAGCAGTCAGTTTTGGACTACAAATAACACTTTTCTTCTGGACAACTTGCGATCTGGAACATCCTACAATGTTTCTGTAGCTACTGAGGGGCCAATGGGTTTCAAGAGTGAATCTGTGTTCAGATTCCCTGTAACAACTA AGCCTGATCCTGTCCGAAGCCTACAAATTAATTCCACGAAAACAAATGCTATATCTGTAACATGGGTGGAAGTAGAAAGAGTCACAAAGTATGTAGTAAGAGTTTATGAGAAGGCGGAGCTAAGGAATTATACAACCGGTTCAGGAAGATTTACTGTGGAAAATCTGATGCCTTCCACACGGTATACCATCAGTGTGAGGAGCAGCACTTCTGACGACACGGAGGGAGATGATGAGAGGCAGGAAGCATGTACAG ATGCAGCTCCAGTGGAGACTTTGACCTGTATTGGACCTAATCTAACTCTACCAATGCTCATGCTCTCATGGGGTTCTCCTCCTGGTGGATATCTATCCTTTGAACTCGAGCTCTCCTCTGATTCTTCAGTTTCAACTACAGCTTCAAACACCGGCTTCAACCACAGCTTCACTGGACTCAAGTACAAAACTTCGTACAATGCCTCTCTTTGGACAATCGGCTGTGGCAAGAATAGTACAGTGAAGACGATCCAATGCATGACTGGAATAACAa GACCTGTTGTCCCTACAATAGAAAAAGCAGCGAAAGTGAGTGAAACACAATACAACAAGTTTACTGTGATTCTTCAGCCGGAAGTCTTTAATGACGCCAATGGTCCCGTGCTTTATTATGGTGTCCTTGTACACGCCGACGCTACTG GTTGCCAGATTGAGTCTAACCAGTTGCTGTTTAATACCTATGAACACTGGAAAGCAAATCGGTGCTCCACTTACCTGGCTGTTGTGAAAGCAACGGTGCACAGAAATGTGGATGAACACACCCTTGTCATTGGAGATCAGACACAGTGGAACGGTTACACAAATGGGGAACTTAATGCTAAAGGAAGTTACCG TTTTGCTATCATCACTTTCACTCATCTGGAGATAAGCAACAATTTAGTAAACGTGTCTAATTCATACTACTCCATATCCCAGTTTTGTCCAACCTCCATCCTTCTGCCAGAGAACCCAG TGGTAATTGGGGGTGTAGCTGGAGGAGTCGCTGTCATTGCTGTTCTCATTGTAATCTTGATCGGTGTTGTGGTTTGTAGACG GAAACAAAGTAAAGATGATTCTACTAGTGTTCCTATCCACTCCATACG AAACAAAGT GACTAATCCAATCAAGGTGGAAGATTATGAGGCCTACTACAAGAGGCAAAGAGCTGATTCTTTCTGTGGATTTGCTGAAGAGTTTGAG gatCTAAGGCCGGTTGGAATGAGTCAGGCAAAAACTGTCGCTACGGCCCCTGAAAACAAAGCCAAGAATCGTTACAACAATGTGCTGCCAT ATGATTCATCTCGAGTTAAGCTCTCTATGCCCAGCAGCCCATTTGATGAGTACATTAATGCCAGCTACATGCCC GGTTACACATCAAAGAAGGAGTTTATCGCAGCACAAGGACCTCTGCCCTGCACGGTCAATGACTTTTGGAGGATGATCTGGGAGAAAAATGTGCACACCATTGTCATGCTCACCAAATGCAATGAGCAAGGGCGG GTAAAATGTGAGGAATACTGGCCATCAGATATGAAAAGTTTTAACAATCTGACAGTGACGACTACTTCAACGATCCCACTAGAGGACTGGACCATAAGTGACtttgaagtaaaaaat GTGAAAACAGCAGAGACACGATCAGTTCGTCACTTTCATTTCACTGCATGGCCGGATCATGGAGTACCTGAGACCACTGAGCTTCTCATCAACTTCAGGCACCTGGTCCGAGAACACATGGAACAGTACTCACGACATTCACCCACACTTGTGCACTGCAG TGCAGGTGTGGGCCGGACAGGAACTTTGATCGCCATTGATCGATTAATCTTTCAGATTGAACGTGATGGTGTAGTGGATGTATATGGGATCATCCATGATTTACGCATGCATAGACCGCTGATGGTACAGACAGAG GATCAATATGTATTTCTTAACCAGTGTGCCATGGACTTCATCAAGTCTAGGACTGGAAACAATGTAGACTTGATCTACCAAAACACAGCTGCACTCACTATTTATGAGAACTTTGAACCCttgaaaaaatctaaaaatggtTTTCATAATGCCTGA